One Streptomyces sp. L2 genomic window carries:
- a CDS encoding PAS domain-containing sensor histidine kinase: protein MNDLVRQHTALDDSDLEWLHLLVSEWQLLSDLSFADLVLWVPTRDGTRYVSVAQMRPNTGPTSYQDDMVGHLVPRGRRPMLDAALDEGRIVREGDPEWREEVPVRVESIPVRREGRVLGVIARNTNLLTVRTPSRLELTYLQSASDLAQMIAAGSFPFPDQQVDMDASPRVGDGLIRLDAEGLVQYASPNALSAYHRLGLASDLVGQPLGQTTAELAPTRGPVDEALAKVASGWAPREFEIEATEGVIQFRAIPLKPKGTRIGSLVLLRDVTELRRRERELITKDATIREIHHRVKNNLQTVAALLRLQARRIGSDRGREALEEAVRRVGSIAIVHETLSQNLDERVEFDDIADRVLAMVAEISPGKVAGRRSGRFGILDAEVATPLSMVLTEVLQNALEHGFREGDTGTVEVSALRGGTSKEPRLLVTVQDDGVGLPEGFDPHRSGNLGLQIVRTLVEGELGGAFDMVPAPERGTRVILDIPVRAQKQGERTGAEQH, encoded by the coding sequence ATGAACGACCTCGTACGCCAGCACACCGCCCTGGACGACTCCGACCTGGAGTGGCTCCACCTGCTGGTCTCGGAGTGGCAGCTGCTCTCCGACCTCTCCTTCGCCGACCTCGTCCTGTGGGTGCCCACCCGCGACGGCACGCGGTACGTCTCGGTCGCCCAGATGCGCCCCAACACGGGCCCGACCTCGTACCAGGACGACATGGTCGGCCACCTCGTCCCGCGCGGCCGCAGGCCCATGCTGGACGCGGCGCTCGACGAGGGCCGGATCGTGCGCGAGGGCGACCCGGAGTGGCGTGAGGAGGTCCCCGTACGGGTCGAGTCCATCCCCGTACGGCGTGAGGGCCGCGTCCTCGGTGTCATCGCCCGCAACACCAACCTGCTCACCGTCCGCACCCCGAGCCGCCTCGAACTGACGTATCTGCAGAGCGCCTCCGACCTCGCCCAGATGATCGCGGCCGGCTCCTTCCCGTTCCCCGACCAGCAGGTCGACATGGACGCCTCGCCGCGCGTCGGTGACGGACTGATCCGGCTCGACGCGGAGGGCCTCGTCCAGTACGCCTCGCCGAACGCCCTCTCCGCCTACCACCGCCTCGGCCTCGCCTCCGACCTCGTCGGCCAGCCGCTGGGCCAGACGACGGCCGAACTCGCCCCGACCCGCGGGCCGGTGGACGAGGCGCTCGCCAAGGTGGCCAGCGGATGGGCGCCGCGCGAGTTCGAGATCGAGGCCACCGAGGGGGTGATCCAGTTCCGGGCGATCCCGCTCAAGCCCAAGGGCACCCGCATCGGTTCGCTGGTGCTGCTCCGGGACGTCACCGAACTGCGCCGCCGCGAGCGCGAGTTGATCACCAAGGACGCGACCATCCGGGAGATCCACCACCGGGTGAAGAACAACCTCCAGACCGTCGCCGCCCTGCTCCGCCTCCAGGCCCGGCGCATCGGCTCCGACCGCGGCCGGGAGGCCCTGGAGGAGGCCGTAAGGCGGGTCGGCTCCATCGCGATCGTGCACGAGACGCTCTCGCAGAACCTCGACGAGCGCGTGGAGTTCGACGACATCGCCGACCGGGTGCTCGCGATGGTCGCCGAGATCTCACCGGGCAAGGTGGCCGGCCGGCGCAGCGGGCGGTTCGGGATCCTGGACGCCGAGGTCGCCACCCCGCTGTCGATGGTCCTCACCGAGGTCCTGCAGAACGCCCTGGAGCACGGTTTCCGGGAGGGTGACACCGGCACCGTCGAGGTCTCCGCGTTGCGCGGGGGCACCAGCAAGGAACCGCGCCTCCTGGTCACCGTCCAGGACGACGGGGTCGGCCTGCCCGAGGGCTTCGACCCGCACCGCTCGGGCAACCTCGGCCTGCAGATCGTACGGACGCTGGTGGAGGGGGAGTTGGGCGGTGCGTTCGACATGGTCCCGGCGCCGGAGCGGGGCACGCGGGTGATCCTCGACATTCCCGTCCGGGCGCAGAAGCAGGGCGAACGGACCGGCGCCGAACAGCACTGA
- the nagB gene encoding glucosamine-6-phosphate deaminase: MEVVIVPDAAAGGELIAEAMAQLLRRKPDALLGVATGSTPLPVYQALSAKVRARAVDTSRARIAQLDEYVGLPPEHPESYRSVLRREVLEPLGIPMEAFIGPDGTAEDVQAACASYDRALAAAGGVDLQLLGIGTDGHIGFNEPCSSLASRTRIKTLTEQTLVDNARFFDGRIDQVPHHVITQGIGTILEARHLVLLATGEGKADAVAASVEGPVAAVCPASALQLHPHATVVVDEGAASKLKLADYFRHTYVNKPEWQGI; encoded by the coding sequence GTGGAAGTTGTCATCGTTCCGGACGCCGCGGCGGGCGGCGAGCTGATCGCCGAGGCCATGGCCCAGCTGCTGCGGCGCAAGCCCGACGCCCTGCTCGGCGTGGCCACCGGCTCGACCCCGCTGCCCGTCTACCAGGCACTGAGCGCCAAGGTGCGCGCGCGTGCCGTGGACACCTCACGGGCGCGGATAGCCCAGCTCGACGAGTACGTGGGGCTGCCGCCCGAGCACCCCGAGTCCTACCGCTCGGTGCTGCGCCGGGAGGTCCTGGAGCCGCTCGGGATCCCGATGGAGGCGTTCATCGGGCCGGACGGCACGGCGGAGGACGTCCAGGCCGCGTGCGCGTCGTACGACCGGGCGCTGGCCGCGGCCGGCGGGGTGGACCTTCAGCTGCTCGGGATCGGCACGGACGGGCACATCGGGTTCAACGAACCGTGCTCGTCGCTGGCGTCCCGGACGCGGATCAAGACGCTGACGGAGCAGACACTGGTCGACAACGCGCGGTTCTTCGACGGGCGGATCGACCAGGTGCCGCACCACGTGATCACGCAGGGCATCGGGACGATTCTGGAGGCGCGGCATCTGGTGCTGCTCGCCACGGGCGAGGGGAAGGCCGATGCCGTCGCCGCGAGTGTGGAGGGGCCGGTGGCCGCTGTGTGCCCGGCGTCGGCGTTGCAGTTGCATCCGCATGCGACGGTCGTCGTCGACGAGGGGGCGGCTTCCAAGCTGAAGCTTGCGGATTATTTTCGGCACACCTATGTGAACAAGCCGGAGTGGCAGGGGATTTAA
- a CDS encoding glycoside hydrolase family 3 protein — translation MTTFASGTDTLTRDALTVLQPGFTGTTAPDWLLRRLGEGLASVGLFGRNIASPAQVAALTAQLRAERDDVLVAIDEEGGDVTRLEVRTGSSFPGNHALGTVDDVELTRQVARELGRRLAACGVNLNWAPSADVNSNPANPVIGVRSFGADTGLVARHTAAYVSGLQSAGVAACTKHFPGHGDTAVDSHHALPRIDVDTAVLDARDLAPFRAAIAAGTRAVMSAHILVPALDPDRPATLSRPVLTDLLRGELGYCGLIVTDGMEMKAIADTYGIEHGSVLAIAAGADAICVGGGLADDETVRRLRDALVAAVRSGELPEERLADAARRVRELAAWTSGAAATRTGPDPEVGLRAARRAVRVTAGELPFGPLTEAPYVAAFTPVANIAVGDETPWGVAAELARLLPGTETGSFTGDDAGHAALTAAGSRRVVAVVRDEHRHPWMSTALDTLLKARPDTIVVEMGVPQSPPRGTLHVATHGASRVCGQAAAEVITGA, via the coding sequence ATGACGACATTCGCCAGCGGCACCGACACACTCACCCGGGACGCGCTCACCGTGCTGCAGCCCGGCTTCACCGGAACCACCGCCCCCGACTGGCTGCTGCGCCGCCTCGGCGAGGGCCTCGCCTCCGTCGGACTGTTCGGCCGCAACATCGCCTCGCCCGCCCAGGTCGCGGCCCTCACCGCCCAGCTGCGCGCCGAACGCGACGACGTGCTGGTCGCCATCGACGAGGAGGGCGGTGACGTCACCCGCCTGGAGGTGCGCACCGGCTCCTCGTTCCCCGGCAACCACGCCCTCGGCACCGTCGACGACGTCGAGCTGACCCGCCAGGTGGCCCGCGAACTCGGCCGCCGCCTGGCCGCCTGCGGCGTCAACCTCAACTGGGCCCCCTCCGCCGACGTCAACTCCAACCCCGCCAACCCGGTCATCGGCGTGCGCTCCTTCGGCGCCGACACCGGCCTGGTCGCCCGGCACACCGCCGCCTACGTCAGCGGCCTGCAGTCGGCCGGCGTCGCCGCGTGCACCAAGCACTTCCCCGGCCACGGCGACACCGCGGTCGACTCCCACCACGCGCTGCCCCGCATCGACGTCGACACGGCCGTCCTCGACGCCCGCGACCTGGCGCCCTTCCGCGCCGCCATCGCCGCCGGCACCCGCGCCGTGATGAGCGCCCACATCCTGGTCCCGGCCCTGGACCCGGACCGTCCGGCAACGTTGTCGCGGCCCGTCCTCACCGACCTGCTGCGCGGCGAGCTGGGCTACTGCGGCCTGATCGTCACCGACGGCATGGAGATGAAGGCGATCGCCGACACCTACGGCATCGAGCACGGCAGCGTCCTCGCGATCGCCGCGGGCGCCGACGCGATCTGCGTGGGCGGCGGCCTCGCCGACGACGAGACGGTACGGCGCCTGCGCGACGCCCTGGTCGCGGCCGTCCGGTCCGGCGAGCTGCCCGAGGAACGGCTCGCCGACGCCGCCCGCCGGGTCCGCGAGCTGGCCGCCTGGACCTCCGGCGCCGCCGCCACGCGGACCGGGCCCGACCCCGAGGTGGGGCTGCGCGCGGCCCGCCGCGCGGTCCGCGTGACCGCCGGTGAGCTGCCCTTCGGCCCGCTCACCGAGGCGCCGTACGTCGCCGCGTTCACCCCCGTCGCCAACATCGCCGTCGGCGACGAGACGCCCTGGGGCGTGGCCGCCGAACTCGCCCGGCTGCTGCCGGGCACCGAGACGGGCAGTTTCACCGGCGACGACGCGGGTCACGCCGCCCTCACCGCGGCCGGCTCCCGCCGCGTGGTCGCCGTCGTCCGCGACGAACACCGCCACCCCTGGATGAGCACGGCCCTGGACACCCTCCTCAAGGCCCGCCCCGACACGATCGTCGTAGAAATGGGCGTCCCCCAGTCCCCACCCCGAGGCACCCTCCACGTGGCCACCCACGGAGCGTCCCGGGTCTGCGGCCAGGCAGCGGCCGAGGTCATCACAGGGGCATAA